A genomic stretch from Telmatocola sphagniphila includes:
- a CDS encoding NAD(P)-dependent alcohol dehydrogenase: MIKTLGYAAPSATNPLAPFSFERRDPGPKDVQIEILYCGVCHSDIHTARNEWKSTVYPVVPGHEIVGRATKVGSEVKKFKEGDLVGVGCLVDSCRKCPSCQASEEQYCDNEKIFTYNSPDKHLPGKQTYGGYSNHIVVDQDFVLKVSEKLDLKGVGPLLCAGITTFSPLHHWKVGKGQKVGIVGLGGLGHMGVKLAHAMGAHVVLFTTSPSKVADAKRLGADEVVISKNEGEMKAHLNSFNFILNTLSVPHNLDAYISLLKRDGTMVLVGVPEHPHPSPNIGNLIFGRRSIAGSLIGGIKETQEMLDFCAERNIVSDVEVIPIQKINEAYERILKSDVKYRFVIDMASLKA, encoded by the coding sequence GTGATCAAGACTCTTGGCTACGCGGCCCCTTCGGCCACCAACCCGCTGGCCCCGTTCAGTTTCGAACGGCGCGACCCGGGACCGAAAGATGTGCAAATCGAAATTCTTTATTGCGGCGTTTGCCATTCGGATATTCACACGGCGCGCAACGAATGGAAATCGACCGTCTATCCCGTTGTGCCTGGGCATGAAATCGTCGGTCGGGCCACCAAGGTCGGCTCGGAAGTCAAAAAGTTCAAAGAGGGCGATCTCGTCGGCGTCGGCTGTCTGGTCGACTCCTGCCGGAAGTGCCCTAGCTGCCAAGCCAGCGAAGAGCAGTATTGCGATAACGAGAAAATCTTCACTTACAACAGTCCCGACAAGCATCTTCCCGGCAAGCAAACCTACGGCGGCTACTCCAATCACATCGTCGTCGATCAGGACTTCGTTCTGAAAGTTTCCGAAAAACTCGATCTCAAGGGCGTGGGACCTCTGTTGTGTGCGGGCATAACCACCTTTTCGCCCCTACATCACTGGAAGGTCGGTAAGGGCCAGAAGGTCGGCATCGTCGGTCTGGGTGGCCTCGGACACATGGGTGTGAAACTCGCCCATGCCATGGGCGCTCATGTCGTACTCTTCACCACTTCGCCGAGCAAAGTAGCCGATGCGAAGCGACTGGGGGCGGATGAAGTCGTTATCAGCAAGAACGAAGGCGAAATGAAAGCTCACCTGAATTCGTTCAACTTCATCCTGAACACGCTCTCCGTGCCGCATAATCTGGATGCCTATATCTCGCTTCTGAAACGGGACGGCACCATGGTTCTGGTCGGCGTGCCGGAGCATCCGCATCCCTCGCCGAACATCGGCAACCTGATTTTCGGTCGCCGGTCGATCGCTGGTTCGCTGATCGGTGGGATCAAAGAAACTCAGGAAATGCTCGATTTCTGTGCCGAGAGAAACATTGTCTCGGATGTGGAAGTGATTCCGATTCAGAAGATCAATGAAGCCTACGAACGCATTTTAAAGAGCGATGTAAAGTATCGCTTCGTCATCGATATGGCGTCTCTGAAAGCTTAG
- a CDS encoding DUF6428 family protein, whose translation MNLNELCELLTTEADNALRIFLPNGEEIPLHFHVTEVGYVQKTFIDCGGTVRQLQSCLLQIWVEKDVEHRLKSKKLLGVLEKSLKIFPSSDLPVELEWESIAVSQYPLDFVANLGDSLILNLGTKHTDCLAKEVCLPGSGCCANPAECR comes from the coding sequence ATGAACCTGAATGAACTTTGCGAACTCCTGACGACGGAAGCCGATAACGCCTTGCGGATCTTTTTGCCCAACGGCGAAGAAATTCCGCTGCATTTTCATGTGACCGAAGTCGGTTACGTTCAAAAGACATTCATAGACTGCGGCGGGACAGTTCGCCAATTGCAGAGCTGCCTTCTGCAGATCTGGGTGGAAAAGGATGTGGAGCACCGGCTGAAATCGAAAAAGCTGCTGGGGGTACTGGAAAAGTCGCTGAAGATCTTCCCGAGTTCGGATCTTCCGGTCGAACTCGAATGGGAATCGATTGCCGTCTCGCAGTATCCCCTCGATTTCGTGGCGAATTTGGGGGATAGCCTGATTCTGAACCTGGGAACCAAGCATACCGACTGCCTGGCCAAGGAAGTTTGCCTCCCCGGCAGTGGCTGTTGTGCCAATCCCGCCGAATGCCGCTAG
- a CDS encoding sulfatase family protein translates to MRVLAVLFLLFLSFPIEAKEQPPRTNILFIMSDDHAAHAISAYGSKINQTPNIDRIAAEGVRFDRCFVTNSICTPSRACILTGKYSHLNGVPVFNRFDGSQPTVAKYLQGSGYYTGMIGKWHLGSDPTGFDYWNILPGQGVYNNPDLIDATGKHNYKGYVTDVITDLSLDFLKNRPKDKPFFLMCHHKAPHREWIPDEKHRQMFANKSIPEPATLYDDYATRGSAIKENRQRVFDDLTRRDLKLVPPADLTGPARNQWLNVKPTEVEIEVDGAKKTLKGDELNKWKYQRYMKDYLACVQSIDDNVGRILDYLKANNLEKNTVIIYTSDQGFFLGDHGMYDKRFMYEQSLQMPFIIKAPGIAKANISTSKMAINADFAPTFMNIARLPVPEDMQGISLLPVLNGDSPKNWRTSMYYRYYHDPGDHNTRAHYGVRTETHKLIYFWKIDQWEMYDLVKDPNELKNLAGDPMHSALFEKLKTELYRLKKELKDDDQFAYEQPGEKPAPKKKN, encoded by the coding sequence ATGCGAGTATTAGCCGTCCTATTTTTGCTGTTCTTGAGCTTCCCGATTGAAGCGAAGGAACAACCACCGCGAACCAATATTCTCTTCATCATGTCGGATGATCATGCCGCCCACGCCATCAGTGCATACGGGAGCAAAATCAATCAGACGCCGAACATCGACCGGATCGCGGCTGAAGGGGTCCGCTTCGATCGCTGCTTCGTCACCAATTCGATCTGTACTCCCAGCCGGGCCTGCATTCTGACGGGAAAGTACAGCCATCTCAATGGGGTGCCGGTTTTCAATCGCTTCGATGGCTCGCAGCCGACGGTGGCCAAATATTTGCAGGGATCGGGCTATTACACCGGGATGATCGGCAAGTGGCATCTGGGCAGCGATCCGACCGGTTTCGACTACTGGAACATCCTGCCCGGCCAAGGGGTTTACAACAACCCCGATCTCATCGATGCCACCGGCAAGCACAACTACAAGGGCTATGTGACGGATGTTATTACCGATTTGTCGCTCGACTTTCTCAAAAATCGGCCGAAGGATAAACCCTTCTTTCTGATGTGCCATCACAAAGCCCCGCATCGCGAGTGGATTCCCGATGAAAAGCACCGGCAGATGTTTGCCAATAAATCGATTCCCGAACCGGCAACCCTTTACGACGACTACGCCACCCGCGGCAGCGCCATCAAGGAAAATCGGCAGCGTGTTTTCGACGATCTCACGCGGCGCGATTTAAAGCTGGTCCCCCCGGCCGATCTAACCGGCCCCGCCCGAAATCAATGGCTGAATGTGAAACCGACGGAAGTCGAAATCGAAGTCGACGGCGCGAAAAAAACTCTCAAAGGGGATGAACTCAACAAATGGAAATACCAGCGCTACATGAAAGACTATCTGGCGTGCGTTCAAAGCATCGATGACAACGTCGGCCGGATTCTGGATTACTTGAAGGCGAACAATCTCGAGAAGAATACGGTGATAATCTACACCAGCGATCAGGGTTTCTTCCTGGGCGATCATGGCATGTATGACAAGCGTTTCATGTACGAGCAATCGCTGCAGATGCCCTTTATCATCAAAGCTCCCGGTATCGCCAAAGCCAATATCTCGACTTCAAAAATGGCTATCAATGCCGATTTCGCCCCCACCTTTATGAACATCGCACGGCTACCCGTACCTGAAGATATGCAGGGAATCTCGCTGTTGCCGGTTTTGAACGGCGATTCGCCCAAGAACTGGCGAACTAGCATGTACTACCGTTACTATCACGATCCGGGAGATCACAATACCCGCGCGCACTACGGCGTGCGAACCGAAACCCACAAGCTGATTTACTTTTGGAAGATCGATCAGTGGGAAATGTACGATCTCGTGAAAGATCCCAACGAACTGAAAAACCTGGCGGGCGATCCCATGCATTCGGCGTTGTTTGAGAAATTGAAAACCGAGTTGTATCGGCTGAAAAAGGAATTGAAGGACGATGACCAGTTCGCTTACGAGCAGCCGGGAGAGAAGCCCGCTCCCAAAAAGAAAAATTGA
- a CDS encoding DUF1501 domain-containing protein: protein MKNFCGQTRREFIWESGAGFTGCALAGLLGNDFFASQTVAADGKTPYKNPLAEKKGHLPTKAKSVIFLYMYGGPSHIDTFDYKPKMVGMDGKTIDVQTFGRGGHKNQGRVVEPRWKFKQYGKCGKYVSDLFPNLAKHVDDIGFIHSMTADSPIHGSAMIQMNTGKILSGSPSLGSWLNYGLGTVNENLPGYVVMLDPRGGPISGAKNWSSGYMPAYYEGTMFRSEGAPILDLSRPANISEASQRRLLDTLREYNDDHNKAQNNALTARVASYELAFKMQTSAPEAVDISKETEKTKELYGMNNKKTAYFGKQCLLARRLVERGVRFVQIYSGGGHNDENWDAHGDLEFNHNMHAGETDLPIAGLLTDLKQRGLLESTLIVWGGEFGRQPTAEYAKGSGRDHNAYGFTMWMAGGGVKGGQSIGTTDEIGSRAVDRKFHVKHLHSTVLQLMGLDPERLTYFYAGLDQKLIGVEGAEPIKELIS from the coding sequence ATGAAAAATTTTTGCGGTCAGACCAGACGGGAATTCATCTGGGAAAGCGGCGCGGGCTTCACGGGATGTGCCCTGGCCGGTTTGCTGGGGAACGACTTCTTCGCCTCGCAGACCGTCGCGGCCGATGGCAAAACGCCCTATAAGAATCCGCTCGCCGAGAAAAAGGGGCACCTTCCCACCAAAGCCAAGAGCGTCATTTTCCTCTATATGTACGGCGGCCCCAGCCATATCGACACCTTCGACTACAAGCCCAAGATGGTCGGCATGGACGGCAAGACCATCGACGTCCAAACCTTCGGGCGCGGCGGGCACAAGAACCAGGGCCGGGTCGTCGAACCGCGCTGGAAGTTCAAGCAATATGGAAAGTGCGGCAAATACGTCAGCGACCTGTTTCCCAATCTGGCCAAGCATGTCGATGACATCGGTTTCATTCATTCGATGACCGCCGACTCGCCGATCCACGGCTCGGCCATGATCCAGATGAATACCGGGAAGATTCTTTCCGGAAGTCCCTCCCTCGGATCCTGGCTGAATTACGGCCTCGGTACCGTGAATGAAAACCTGCCCGGTTATGTGGTAATGCTCGATCCCCGGGGCGGCCCGATCAGCGGCGCTAAGAACTGGTCGAGCGGTTACATGCCGGCTTATTACGAAGGAACCATGTTTCGCAGCGAAGGAGCCCCGATCCTCGATCTGTCCCGCCCGGCGAACATTAGCGAGGCGAGCCAGCGCCGCTTGCTCGATACGCTTCGCGAATACAACGACGATCACAACAAGGCCCAGAACAACGCTCTGACAGCTCGAGTCGCCAGTTACGAGCTGGCTTTCAAAATGCAGACGTCCGCTCCCGAGGCCGTCGACATTTCCAAGGAAACGGAAAAGACCAAAGAACTTTACGGCATGAACAACAAGAAAACGGCCTACTTCGGTAAGCAGTGCTTGCTGGCTCGCCGTCTGGTCGAACGGGGCGTTCGATTCGTGCAGATCTACTCGGGCGGTGGCCACAATGACGAAAACTGGGATGCCCACGGCGATCTCGAATTTAACCATAACATGCACGCCGGGGAAACCGATCTCCCGATCGCCGGGCTACTGACCGATCTCAAGCAGCGCGGATTGCTCGAATCGACTTTGATCGTCTGGGGTGGTGAATTCGGCCGTCAGCCCACTGCGGAGTACGCCAAGGGATCCGGCCGCGATCACAACGCTTACGGCTTCACCATGTGGATGGCTGGTGGTGGTGTCAAAGGCGGTCAAAGCATCGGTACCACCGACGAAATCGGCAGTCGAGCGGTCGATCGCAAATTCCACGTGAAGCATCTGCATTCCACAGTCCTGCAGTTGATGGGACTCGATCCGGAACGACTCACTTACTTCTACGCCGGGCTGGATCAGAAGCTGATCGGCGTGGAAGGCGCCGAGCCGATTAAAGAACTGATCTCCTAA
- a CDS encoding DUF1549 domain-containing protein, whose amino-acid sequence MLFPPTGLASQTRLFMWFIMRKLKHFLLLAGAISSFSWLGWTYRPVQAADTQPEPKQFFEKEVLPILQSNCYSCHGGEKKIKGGLNLTTREDLLKGGDNGSAFNEQKPDTSLLLEVVKYEGETKMPPKGKLSQKQIDTLAAWVKMKVPFSDKKGIASGTAHGPPVVDAKAKAFWSFKAVEKIEVPKVKNGAWVANPIDAFILSKLESKGYAPAKSADKITLIKRIYYALTGLPPSQSDVENFVKDTAPDAYEKIVDRLLASRHYGENWARHWMDLARYAETNSFERDGAKAYAWKYRDYLIKSFNEDKPYDQFIREQLAGDELPQVTRDSLVATGFLRLGLWDDEPADRELSYYEQLDDMVSVTGQTFLGLTLGCCRCHDHKIDPMPQKDYYSFLAFFHGVNGYGNGPEGIRHFVNGKVEPPPAPPRNDPKNPKKKKLDQMAYEQKLLELKNEIEALETKVGSQLVAGEKDDFKYEANRAHIVAKYIGKYVTQEESERYEKFLKERAELLKNPPEGGEPVMAVIEQGRTPRDTFILIRGMPAAKGAKVEPGFPSVLTDAKPNFPEVPKDAKTTGRRKVLASWIADPKNPLTARVMANRLFQYSFGRGIVRSASNFGYQGTPPTHPELLDWLAGELVKNNWHLKPVLREIVTSNAFKMSSTPAADMDRVDPENDLLSHFDMRRLSAEEIRDTLLAICGNLNLEKTQGPSIYPPVQKEVFQGQSVPGSGWGKSNEKDGASRSVFVYIKRSLAVPLLNVFDSPDPDSPCPVRFTTTQPSQALGMLNSDFINEEANKLAKKIRKESGDDAPKNVKQALQHALLRTPTEKEIARGVKLIETLQKEDKLSYDEAFRRFCLVVLNLNEVVFLD is encoded by the coding sequence ATGTTATTCCCACCGACCGGGTTGGCTTCACAGACCCGTCTTTTTATGTGGTTTATCATGCGAAAACTCAAGCACTTTTTGCTGCTCGCGGGCGCGATCAGTTCGTTCAGTTGGCTCGGTTGGACCTACCGCCCCGTGCAGGCCGCCGATACCCAGCCCGAACCGAAGCAATTTTTCGAAAAAGAAGTTCTGCCGATCCTGCAATCGAACTGTTACTCCTGCCATGGCGGCGAAAAGAAGATCAAAGGGGGTCTGAATCTCACCACCCGGGAAGATCTTCTCAAAGGGGGTGACAACGGCTCGGCATTCAACGAGCAGAAGCCGGATACCAGTTTACTTTTGGAAGTAGTGAAGTACGAAGGCGAAACGAAAATGCCCCCGAAGGGCAAGCTGAGTCAGAAACAGATCGACACTCTGGCTGCCTGGGTCAAAATGAAGGTGCCTTTCAGCGATAAGAAAGGCATTGCTTCGGGCACGGCTCACGGCCCGCCGGTAGTCGATGCCAAGGCCAAAGCGTTCTGGTCCTTCAAGGCCGTCGAAAAGATCGAAGTTCCCAAGGTCAAAAACGGTGCCTGGGTCGCCAACCCCATTGATGCTTTCATCCTGTCCAAGCTCGAAAGTAAAGGATACGCACCTGCTAAATCCGCCGACAAAATCACTCTCATCAAACGCATCTATTACGCACTGACTGGTCTGCCGCCGAGCCAGAGCGATGTCGAAAATTTCGTCAAAGACACTGCGCCCGATGCCTACGAGAAAATAGTTGATCGCCTGCTGGCCTCCCGGCACTACGGCGAGAACTGGGCCCGGCACTGGATGGACCTGGCACGCTATGCCGAGACGAACTCCTTCGAGCGGGATGGCGCGAAAGCCTACGCTTGGAAGTACCGCGATTACCTCATCAAGTCCTTCAACGAAGACAAACCGTATGATCAGTTCATTCGCGAACAGCTCGCAGGGGACGAACTTCCGCAAGTAACTCGGGATTCCCTGGTAGCGACGGGCTTTTTACGATTGGGTCTCTGGGACGATGAACCGGCCGACCGCGAACTGTCCTACTACGAACAACTGGACGATATGGTCTCCGTCACCGGGCAAACTTTCCTCGGGTTAACCCTGGGATGTTGCCGTTGTCACGATCACAAGATCGATCCCATGCCCCAAAAAGACTATTACAGTTTCCTGGCGTTCTTCCACGGCGTCAACGGCTATGGCAACGGCCCCGAAGGGATACGTCATTTCGTGAATGGGAAGGTAGAGCCGCCACCGGCACCGCCGCGCAACGATCCGAAAAATCCCAAGAAGAAAAAACTCGACCAGATGGCTTACGAACAGAAGCTTCTGGAATTGAAGAACGAGATCGAAGCTCTGGAAACCAAAGTCGGTTCCCAGCTGGTTGCGGGTGAAAAAGACGATTTCAAATACGAAGCTAACCGGGCTCACATTGTGGCCAAGTACATTGGAAAGTACGTCACCCAGGAAGAATCCGAACGCTACGAGAAGTTCCTGAAAGAGCGGGCAGAACTGCTCAAGAACCCGCCTGAAGGCGGGGAACCGGTGATGGCCGTGATCGAGCAAGGTCGCACCCCGCGCGATACCTTCATTCTGATCCGCGGCATGCCGGCCGCTAAAGGTGCCAAGGTAGAACCTGGTTTTCCCTCAGTTTTGACGGATGCCAAACCGAATTTCCCCGAAGTTCCCAAGGATGCCAAGACGACCGGCCGACGAAAAGTCCTGGCCAGCTGGATTGCCGACCCGAAGAATCCGTTAACCGCCCGCGTGATGGCGAATCGGCTCTTCCAATATTCCTTCGGACGGGGCATAGTTCGATCCGCCAGCAACTTCGGCTATCAGGGTACGCCGCCAACGCATCCCGAACTGCTCGACTGGCTGGCTGGGGAACTGGTCAAAAACAACTGGCATCTGAAGCCGGTGTTACGCGAAATCGTGACATCGAACGCTTTCAAGATGTCGAGCACCCCCGCCGCCGACATGGATCGGGTCGATCCCGAAAACGATCTGCTCTCGCACTTCGATATGCGGCGTCTCTCGGCCGAGGAAATTCGCGATACGCTGCTGGCCATCTGCGGCAATCTGAATCTGGAGAAGACCCAGGGACCGAGCATTTATCCGCCAGTGCAAAAGGAAGTTTTCCAGGGCCAATCGGTTCCCGGGAGCGGTTGGGGCAAGAGCAACGAGAAGGATGGGGCGAGCCGTAGCGTTTTCGTCTACATCAAACGCTCGCTGGCGGTTCCTCTATTGAATGTATTCGATTCACCCGATCCCGATTCCCCCTGCCCGGTGCGTTTCACCACGACCCAGCCCTCCCAGGCTCTGGGCATGCTCAATAGCGACTTCATTAACGAAGAAGCGAACAAGCTGGCCAAAAAGATCCGTAAGGAGTCGGGTGATGATGCCCCGAAAAATGTCAAACAGGCCCTTCAGCACGCCCTCTTGCGGACGCCGACCGAAAAGGAAATTGCCCGCGGGGTGAAATTGATCGAGACTTTGCAAAAAGAAGACAAACTGAGTTACGACGAAGCGTTTCGACGATTCTGTCTGGTGGTTCTGAATCTCAACGAAGTCGTTTTCCTCGACTAA
- a CDS encoding AraC family transcriptional regulator, whose product MPQIDKQISETDLRNKSSTYWSIRADATDDREWLANAPICEALSHYHISHLGYAIARPPFRIVRAHLQGSYFLTSYTSNGRVLVDGRFKPVKSGQAFLLPPGTMHAFHSVKSGSADGNWAFSWVRYREVPGQTPIAAANSPILADFDGVSFKHAILGLHHDCQENTHPANQRRWIEIIHQCVIDFAQPAKMDERLWKLFQKIENSLAAEWSCPAMAEECHIGEKQLERLCVRELGRTPRQHLIWLRMQRAAELLTSGEAKIASVAHAVGYQNAFVFSSTFKRVMGWSPSEYPGRK is encoded by the coding sequence ATGCCGCAAATCGACAAGCAGATATCGGAAACCGACCTCCGCAATAAATCGAGCACATATTGGTCGATCCGCGCGGATGCCACCGACGACCGGGAATGGCTGGCCAACGCGCCCATTTGCGAAGCGCTCAGTCACTACCATATTTCGCATCTGGGATACGCAATTGCCCGGCCGCCGTTTCGCATCGTTCGGGCGCACCTGCAGGGAAGCTACTTTTTGACCAGTTATACCTCCAATGGCCGGGTGCTGGTGGATGGCCGTTTTAAACCGGTGAAGTCGGGTCAGGCGTTTCTATTGCCGCCGGGTACGATGCACGCTTTTCATTCGGTGAAAAGCGGCTCGGCCGATGGCAATTGGGCATTCTCCTGGGTCCGTTACCGCGAAGTGCCGGGTCAGACGCCGATTGCCGCAGCCAATTCCCCGATTCTGGCCGATTTCGATGGGGTGAGCTTTAAGCATGCGATCCTGGGCTTGCACCACGATTGTCAGGAGAACACGCACCCGGCCAACCAGCGCCGCTGGATTGAAATCATTCACCAGTGCGTTATTGATTTCGCTCAACCGGCGAAGATGGACGAACGGCTCTGGAAGTTGTTTCAAAAAATCGAAAATTCGCTCGCGGCGGAATGGTCCTGCCCGGCCATGGCTGAGGAGTGTCATATTGGGGAAAAGCAACTCGAACGTCTTTGCGTCCGCGAGTTGGGTCGGACACCGCGACAGCATTTGATCTGGTTGCGAATGCAGCGGGCCGCGGAATTGCTGACCTCCGGCGAAGCCAAAATCGCTTCGGTCGCGCATGCCGTGGGCTATCAGAATGCGTTCGTTTTTTCGTCCACGTTCAAGCGGGTCATGGGCTGGTCCCCGTCCGAATACCCTGGCCGCAAGTAG
- a CDS encoding BON domain-containing protein: protein MSPIRILQGFCITILLLHAAPVSAWELPFRLTDFSVTDWRLSHQAKRVLQDKPELAKLNIGVSVKDRVATVWGVVPDQALLNLIDTTLKSVPNIASVINECTVQAPADTTPNEIAAEVRLRQKQKADAEASWGTPDPPKSISRPVSMQDSEDNRQAQKPSVTLGEPEIDQAESPAPIAPKNNSLETLRKEARALGLSIDFRRGEAVISGRVEKLSYAWDLAEKLAEIPEVERVVFGPIKKR from the coding sequence ATGTCACCCATCCGAATCCTACAGGGATTCTGCATTACAATTCTTCTACTGCACGCTGCGCCGGTCTCCGCCTGGGAACTCCCCTTTCGCCTGACCGATTTCTCCGTGACCGACTGGCGTTTGAGCCATCAGGCTAAGCGTGTCTTGCAGGATAAGCCCGAGTTGGCCAAGCTGAATATCGGCGTCTCCGTGAAGGATCGCGTCGCAACCGTCTGGGGTGTGGTTCCGGATCAAGCTCTGCTGAATCTGATCGATACCACACTGAAAAGCGTACCCAATATCGCCTCGGTCATTAACGAATGCACAGTCCAGGCCCCGGCGGATACCACTCCGAATGAAATAGCGGCCGAAGTTCGCTTGCGGCAGAAGCAGAAGGCCGACGCGGAAGCGAGTTGGGGAACACCCGACCCTCCCAAGTCGATTTCCCGGCCGGTCTCGATGCAGGATTCCGAGGATAACCGTCAGGCTCAGAAACCTTCGGTCACTTTGGGGGAACCGGAGATCGATCAGGCAGAGTCACCTGCGCCGATTGCGCCCAAGAATAACAGTCTCGAAACGTTAAGGAAGGAAGCCCGCGCTCTCGGATTGAGCATCGATTTTCGCCGCGGAGAAGCGGTCATCAGCGGGCGCGTCGAGAAGTTGAGTTACGCCTGGGATTTGGCGGAAAAGCTGGCGGAAATCCCGGAAGTGGAACGGGTTGTCTTCGGGCCGATCAAAAAACGCTAA
- a CDS encoding ATP-binding protein, whose protein sequence is MPNLLAIDGPDSGTLFQLTQALISIGRDRTNGICLNDSEASRKHAEIRMEPAGIRLVDTGSANGTTVNGRKVQDIFLQPGDRIAIGRSTLQLQMEAKSGSDSLLTHIVRSIPASEATRFFKQPSQIDSTGLKIRLANLSVMYDSSQAISRIVDIDDLLKHLMELIFRSIEADEGCMMLRGETGELEPKAIRRRNGQEIDSKVSFSRTIMEYVLREDRGILLSDAEQDERFQHGESIARFRLREVICVPMTGRHDTLGVLFLVTQSNGVPGQTVKFTEEHLSLAIALAHQAALAIEDTRYRQAMLQNERLAGIGQTIAAISHHVKNIMQGVMFGSDMVRSGLKDDDKTMLSQGWRLVEKNQKKIHDLVMDMLSYSKPRDPQLENSDINVLCAEVYELLQGRAKELNVDFQFEPNRALPQFPFDPDGLHKALLNIAGNAIDAVEETANPRVKITLSRISDEKIEIRVEDNGPGIPKEKLVDIFKPFVSTKGSRGTGLGLPVSQKILQEHHGDLIVQSEVGTGTTFVLQLPLKQPD, encoded by the coding sequence ATGCCAAATCTGCTGGCTATCGACGGGCCCGATTCGGGAACACTTTTCCAACTGACCCAGGCTCTTATCAGCATAGGTCGGGATCGAACCAACGGCATCTGCCTCAACGATTCCGAAGCTTCCCGAAAACATGCGGAAATTCGCATGGAACCCGCCGGGATCCGCCTCGTCGATACCGGCAGCGCCAACGGTACCACAGTTAATGGTCGAAAAGTTCAGGACATATTCTTACAGCCCGGAGACCGCATTGCCATCGGCCGCTCCACCCTGCAGCTTCAGATGGAAGCCAAATCCGGCAGCGATAGCCTGCTGACGCATATCGTGCGGAGCATCCCTGCCTCCGAGGCCACCCGCTTTTTCAAGCAGCCCTCGCAAATCGACAGTACCGGGTTGAAGATACGACTGGCTAATCTGAGTGTGATGTACGATAGCAGCCAGGCGATTTCCCGAATCGTGGATATCGACGATCTCCTCAAGCATCTGATGGAATTGATATTCCGGAGTATCGAAGCCGATGAAGGCTGCATGATGCTTCGCGGCGAAACCGGCGAACTGGAACCGAAGGCCATACGGCGTCGCAACGGCCAGGAAATCGACTCAAAGGTCAGTTTTAGCCGAACGATCATGGAATATGTTCTCCGGGAAGATCGCGGCATCCTGCTCAGCGATGCCGAGCAGGACGAGCGCTTCCAGCATGGGGAGAGCATCGCTCGCTTCAGACTTCGTGAAGTGATCTGCGTGCCGATGACGGGCCGGCACGATACGCTTGGGGTACTCTTTCTGGTGACGCAATCCAATGGGGTGCCGGGGCAAACCGTCAAATTCACGGAGGAACATCTATCGCTCGCCATTGCCCTGGCCCATCAGGCGGCTCTGGCCATCGAGGATACCCGTTATCGCCAAGCGATGCTGCAGAATGAACGTCTCGCCGGGATCGGCCAAACCATCGCCGCCATTTCGCACCACGTCAAAAACATCATGCAGGGGGTGATGTTCGGCAGCGATATGGTGCGCAGCGGCCTGAAAGATGACGACAAGACGATGCTGAGTCAGGGCTGGCGACTCGTGGAAAAAAACCAGAAGAAGATCCACGATCTGGTCATGGATATGCTCAGCTACTCCAAGCCGCGCGACCCCCAGTTGGAGAATTCCGACATCAACGTTCTCTGCGCAGAGGTTTACGAACTGCTGCAGGGGCGGGCGAAAGAACTGAACGTCGATTTTCAGTTCGAACCGAATCGGGCGCTTCCCCAATTTCCTTTTGATCCGGATGGTCTTCACAAGGCTCTTTTGAACATCGCCGGTAATGCGATCGATGCCGTGGAGGAAACAGCCAATCCGCGCGTCAAAATTACTCTGAGCCGAATCTCCGATGAGAAGATCGAAATCCGGGTGGAGGATAACGGGCCGGGGATTCCCAAGGAGAAGCTCGTCGATATTTTCAAGCCGTTCGTCAGCACCAAAGGTTCCCGAGGAACGGGTTTAGGTCTGCCGGTCTCGCAAAAAATACTCCAGGAACATCATGGCGATCTAATCGTGCAAAGCGAGGTGGGCACTGGCACGACTTTCGTTCTGCAGTTGCCGTTGAAGCAACCGGATTAA